Proteins encoded within one genomic window of Setaria italica strain Yugu1 chromosome IV, Setaria_italica_v2.0, whole genome shotgun sequence:
- the LOC101774317 gene encoding probable peroxygenase 4: protein MAGKAADTGSHDDATKGQSSSSTADVYSGELTPLQRHVAFFDRDKDGVIYPSETYQGFRAIGCGVALSAASAVFINAGLGPSTKPENQKTPPFKFPIYVKNIHKGKHGSDSGVYDANGRWVPEKFEEIFKKHAHTKPDALTGKELQEMLQANREPKDFKGWLGGLTEWKVLYSLCKDKDGFLHKDTVRAVYDGSLFERLEQERKAKKEFTKKK, encoded by the exons GGAGCCACGACGACGCCACCAAGGGCCAGTCCTCCTCGTCCACGGCGGACGTGTACAGCGGCGAGCTCACGCCGCTGCAGCGGCACGTCGCCTTCTTCGACCGCGACAAGGACGGCGTCATCTACCCATCCGAGACATACCAAG GGTTCCGCGCGATCGGCTGCGGGGTGGCGTTGTCTGCCGCCAGCGCCGTCTTCATCAACGCCGGACTTGGGCCCAGCACCAAACCG GAGAACCAGAAGACTCCACCTTTTAAGTTTCCCATTTATGTGAAGAACATCCACAAGGGCAAGCACGGAAGCGATTCAGGCGTGTACGATGCCAATGGAAG ATGGG TTCCTGAAAAGTTTGAGGAGATATTCAAGAAGCATGCCCACACCAAGCCTGATGCCCTCACGGGCAAAGAGCTGCAGGAGATGCTCCAAGCAAACAGGGAACCCAAAGACTTCAAAGGATG GCTGGGTGGCTTGACGGAGTGGAAGGTGCTGTATTCCCTGTGCAAAGATAAAGATGGGTTTCTCCACAAGGATACTGTCAGGGCGGTCTATGATGGCAGCTTGTTTGAAAGGTTGGAGCAAGAGAGGAAGGCTAAGAAGGAATTTACGAAAAAGAAATGA